The Heliangelus exortis chromosome 25, bHelExo1.hap1, whole genome shotgun sequence genomic interval cagcagccccagtgtTGTGATGGCAGCCACCAAGCTCTTCCTGGTGCTGGCCAGGGAGTACCCCCATGTGCAGGCAGATGTTTTGGTGAGAGTGAAGGGACCACTGCTGTCTGCCTGTACctcagagagcagagagctctgcttCACTGCGCTGTGCCACGTGCGTCAGATCCTCGGGAGCCTCCCTGGACACTTTAGCAGCCACTACAAGAAGTTCTTCTGTTCTTATTCAGAACCTCACTACATCAAATGCCAGAAGATGGAGGTGTTGTGTGAGCTGGTGAATGATGAGAACGTGCAGCaagtgctggaggagctgaaggGCTATTGCACTGATGTGTCAGTAGAGCTTGCCCAAAGGGCAATCTTTGCCATAGGTAAGAGCTGTATCTTGCCTcaagagcagctgcagcctgaAACCTCCTGCTTGTTGCTTGGTTCTGACGGAGACAGAGTTAAGGtgattttagttttgtttttgtaagcTTTAAAATAGGTGAGTTTCTACAGTATTTTTAAGGAGAAAGCCACAGATGCTAAAAGGCATTTCTGTGAGAAAAACTTCAGACTCCTGAGGCATGGCTTCAGAGAAAGGAATGTGTACCCCTGGAGAGGGGAACCAGCTGGTTTGGCTACACTTTCAGAAATCATAatcaggaaaagagaaacagtttCTGAAAAGTGAGTTTGTGATGAATAGTTGGGCTCATGGTTCCTATTTCACTCTGACCAAAGGTTGTTACGTCCTTTGACGTCTCTACAGGAAATATTGCTAGAACATACACTGAGCAGTGTGTGGGGATTCTGACAGAGCttctggggctgcagcaggaacaCATCACTTCAGGTAATCATCTGCAGGttttttcagattgttttgGATTTCTGTTCCTCATATAGTAACAATCTGAATCAGTTGTTGCCAGGCTTCTCTTTTTGGCTTCTGCTGCCCCATGTCTAACTTCATATCATTGCTGTTTCTGAcctctcttttttaaatgaTCTTTCTTTTAGTTCTGGAAAACACACACTTGCACTCAGCTGTTGGATTAGGTCTTAGAAGCTGCTGGTGTTTCTCTGAGTGGGCAGCAGAGCCTTTAATATGTTGACCTAGACTGCATGAGACTCATTTTGAACTGGTGTTAGTTTTAATTTGTCATTCTGGCCTTGTGTGTCTGAAGCATCATGAGTCACTGTCTTTGTAAAGGCTGGGAAATGTCCAGAAGAGAAATTGCTTTCTCGCAGCCAGAGGAACAATCTGAAGTTTCAGTGCTTTATTTTAGACTTGGTGTGATTTTGCTCTGACAGCTGCAGTGTCACAGGACTGAAGAATGGTATCTTGGATCATAGTTGCAAGCAGGGCACTGACCTCTATAGCCAAGACTTGCAAAATCttgagtggtttttttttgtttgtttttttttctttgattttatgaATCTTGGGGAATGCTGagcattttgtttccttgcagCTGTAGTGCAGGCTTTTCGGGACCTGGTTTGGCTGTGCCCCCAATGCACAGAAGCAGTGTGTTGGGCACTGCCTGGCTGTGAGGATGCCATCCAGGACAGTGAGGTAAGGTGGCTTTGtgcctgggctggcagctgtGGAGGTTGGGTGGACAGTGACTGGCTTTCCTTTGGCTCACAACTAGTGGGCAAAGATTGGAAAAGACGTTTTCTTGCCTCTGTTTATTTCATGTCAGCACTCTCTGGTAGGCAGCACctatgttgtttgttttttttttcctgtggttccTTCAGGGCAAGCAAGCACTGATCTGGCTCCTGGGCACACATGGTGAAAAAGTACCAAATGCCCCCTATGTTTTAGAGGACTTTGTGGAGAACGTGAAATCGGAGATGTTCCCAGCAGTGAAGATGGAGCTGCTGACAGCACTGGTGCGACTCTTCCTGTCTCGTCCTGCTGAGTGTCAGGATATGCTGGGGAGGCTGCTCTATTACTGCATAGGTGGGTTTCCCTGCATTCTCCTTTACTGAAGCTGTAGTACAGGCTCTTTGAGACCTCTTTTGGCTGTGTTCCCAGTGCACGGATACCACGTGGCAGCATCCTTGGCTGTGAGGGGACGATGCAGGATGGCAAAGTGAGGTGGCTTTATGCCTTGGGATCCTCCTTGTCCCCAAGCTGTCTGGTTGATGAGTGTAACAGGCTTACACTGTATCCCTGGGAATCTCTTTTCTGTAACTAAGGGTTACTACTTTGGGGAAATCTGGATGACAGAATTCTCTCTAAATCATGTCTCCTCTCATtccagaggaggagatggaTATGGCAGTACGAGACCGTGGGTTGTTCTACTATCGCCTTCTGCAGTCTGGTGTGGAGGAAGTGAAACGGGTCCTGTGTAGCCCCAAGTCTGACCCCACTCTGGGGCTCCTGGAAGACCAAACTGAACATCCTGTGAACACATGGGCTTCAGAGTTTAACACTCTTGCTCCAGTTTATGGCAAAGAACGCTGGGCACTTGTCACTGCTCACCAGCCAGCAGAGCCCTTTTACGCTTGTTCTCCTTGCACTGACTTGAGCAGCAGAGACACAGGTAACCTGCCTCACCTTCACTGGGGATCTGTTTTCCTCTTGTCAGTAGATGTTCTCATGTGGgttctttggaagaaaatcaCAGTGCTCTGAGAATGCTGTCCTAGTGTTCTATATTGTGTCTGGTGGCTGCAGAAGGCACTGTGGTTTCAGCCCTTCATCTGATGGCTCCATAAGATGTTGCTGGTGAATCTGGGAGCAGCACCTTACATACTGCATCTCACatgtttgtggttttattttagagTCACTGATACCTGAAGGAAATACAGAAGTCCTCAAGGTTCATCCTGATACGGGCAGCCTGACCTTAATTCCCGATGTTTACCTGGCTGCAGAACAGTTTGAGAAGACCTGGCTGAGCTTGGACATGAGCTGCCATCTCTCTCTGCCCTGGTGTGGGACTGTTGATCCAGATACCATACAGACAGCTCTACATGTCGTCCACATCCAGACTATTGCTATGAGTAAAGCTGGTGTCCAGCCATGGAAAGCTTATCTCAGTGCTCAGGATGACACAGGTTGCCTCTTCCTGACAGAGCTCTTGTTGGAGTTGGCCAGTTCAGAGATGCAGGTTTCAGTGAAGCAGAGCGAGGCAAAACCTGAGGCTCTGCAAACCTTTATTTCAGTGTTGAGGACAGTCATAGGGGCAGTTGCTGGGCTGGAGTCCTGATTGTTCCCTGCTTCCAAGAAGATGCTTGCTCTGGGCATGGGAAAAGTTTATTTCTTTGGCTTCGTTTGCCATATGTGATgctgattttgtgattttaagATGCAGGGGTGTTAGCAGCCCTTTCCTGGGTTTAAGCAAACCTGTGTGGTGTGGAGATAGCTGCAGCTGGCAGGTATGGGACTGCTGCAGCTGGTGGATGGGGCAGGTTGGGTGGTCTTTCCTGCttctgggctggggaagggacaaAGTAAAGCATTTGTGAGCCCACTGCTTCTGGTGTGAGTCACAGAAGTGGTGGTGCCTATGGTGATTGTCACAAGCCACTAATGTGTCTGAGGGTACCAGAAATGATCAAAATTCAGGATGTGTTTTGGACGGTTCTTTTCATGAGAATTCTAAATAATTCAAAAAACAGTTCAGATACTAGGaatctggagtgctgtgtcaGAGATGGGTGGGCTGGGTAATTTGGCTCGTTAGAAACagtatgtttctttttcaacagaaagaagTATATTTTCTAGTTGAGATGTGTTACTGTAACGATGAATTGCCCTCTGAATTGTGATGTGTTTGTGCAGCTCTGTAGCCTGTGGCCCATGGCCAGTGTCCTTGGTTCTTACATCCACAATGGAGGAATTGCTGTTTAGATAATTAACTTAGGAGGTATATTAACATTTTGCTGATACTGTTTTTTACCATTTGTTACTTTGTAGGTAGACTGGGTATGTAAAGGTTTGTTCCCTGTGTAGTACTTGTGTGCAGTAATGTCATCCTGTCCTCACAGGACAGTGCAGGACATGGTGCAGTGCTATGTGactaaattttcagtttttaaagttATACTCTGGCCAGTCTCGGGACATGTTTTTTGAAGAGTGTGTCAACAGCACTCCATCTGCTCTGTTGAAAGTTACAAAGGGTTGGACTTTGCACAGTGTCATGAAGAGTGTCCTTGTCACAGCCATGTTTTACACAGTGGCAAAACCCTGAAGAAGATTCCTTGGCTTGAGGTTCAGGTATACAGGTTCTGCAAGAGGCCTTTAGGGCACTCCAAGGAGTGGCTTTGTTAACCCAGTTCTGTAAGATTTCCTGTagttttaaaattcctttaatGACTGTATTGTACTTTTAAATTGCACTGTGCCTTCTATGGACTTCACTGAAACACAGGTAAACAACTGGCTTTAGATTTTATTGGTGATTTTgctaataaaatgtaaataattccTGGCTGTTTTCTGGCATACTTGTTCATTCAACTCTGAAGTCCATGGGATGGAGTCATTCTGTGACTAGTGTGGATATGGAGAGAACAagtccagctcctgcctctgtATCAGATGGGGCTTTTCTTAGGTGTCCCTGAAGCAAGGCTCTAAGGAAAAATTGTGCAACAATTTATTAGTCTTATGCCACAGTACTGTAACAGCTCCACTAGCTACAGGTGAATTTAAAGGTAGATGAGAAGTCAGCTGTAGCAGGGCTCCTATTTACAGTTTCCAGCATCTTTATGCATGTGTTGTATTTGTGTCCTTATGGAGCACTGGCATTatgcagttttcagaaaaaaaaaaaaatagttgataCTCATTTACTCTTCTGTGGCTAGACCAAGTCCAGTCTTTGTCTgggatgggacttggagctTTTAGGCTTTTATCCAGACACCTTTCTTGATGAATGAACAGGTCAACAGACTGGTAATGTGTAACTTTCTATTGATCATAACAGGAATGGCTTTTTGTGAAAGTAAACCACACCCAGAACTTGAACAATGGCAGTTGAGGCAGCAAGTTGAGGCATGTTACGTTGTCCCAGGGAGGAGCCAGGGTCATACTCTTCCCAGAAGTGTAGTTCTGGGAAAAGGAAGCCGAAATATGGAGgcaaatatatgtaaaaatgtaaatgtatgtAAAATGGATGTAAATACCATCAGCTGCAGTTGtgtctctgcctgctctgcaaTGGTGAAACACGCTGCAGCCTTTGAGGAGCAGACCAGATGCGTTGTGGAAGCCTTTTTGTGTGACCTCCTAGGCAAAAATGTGACTCAGTGTTGAAACCTGGAGACCGACTGGGGAGGTAGGGCCTTgtgggggaggagaaaatggtTGGTTTGCTGCAGATGACAGAGTATCATTCTAACTGGACACTTGAAGGGTTGTTGTGTTGCCTGCAGCGTGGGCTTGCAAGGCTTCCAGGCTCTCTCTGATGTGCTGGGGGATGcaggcaggatgctgctgtcccATCGatgctgctgtgtccctgctggcaggagagggatGTGAGAtcttttccagcttctctgACCTTCCCTCCTTGCTTCTGGCAGTGCGGGAAGAAGGAGCTGCCAGAAACCTGGAGGGGTAAAGGAGAGGCCTTAGGGAGGCCCTTGGAGAAAGAGGAGTGGGGATGAACTGAGGCTTGAGCatgaagggaggaaagagaCCTGAACAAACCCACGGTACAGAGCCCCTTGCTCCCTGCCCATCAATGAACACTTAGGTGGCTGTGTGGTAGTTctaaaggaattaatttttacatgtCCTAGTAAGTCATGTCAGACGCCTTCCCTGCATTCACCTCCTGAGCCCCTGAGGgacctttttgtttgttttcaggagaACTTGGACAATGGAGAGAAAGGGCTATACTACTTTCCAGAAGGCAATTTAAGCAGTAGGAAGGCTGTTGTGGTTCTTCAGGAGACTGCAAGTAGAATGCTACACATAAACAATATGTAAAGAGATTCTGTATCACTACAAccaaaaattaataatttttttgtttttcttcctgtgtttctCTTTAATTTAGCCATAAAAGTGGGCTTCATTCTTACTCAAGGTTTCTAGCTTGGTGCTTATTGCTGCAGACTCATCAGgtgaatatttgttttaaaacagatttttattagTTATTTTAAAGATCTCTCTATTCCTCTCAGGTGGCTCAAAGGCtccctttttttcaaaattgaaaTTTGACATTATTTTAAACCAAGAGTGATAGCTCTTCCAGAGTGCTCAGCAGCCCCTTGCCTCTAGCAACTGGATTCAGAAATCTTGTAGCTATTCTGTACCTCATCTGCAAAGACCGAAGGAGAACCTGAAGTATTAAAGCATCTGAAGTATTCTCTCAAAAGGCTTTGCAGATAATGCGGAAAACAGGCTAAATGTGAAGGGGAACTATGGATTTTACTTGCTGTTTTAGGGACTCTTCTAGTGTTGTTATTTGACCATGATGTCTGTTACGTACTAATTTCCTTTAAGACTTGTGATGCAGTCAGTaaaccacagcctgcagccagcactACCCAGGCTGGTGCTTTCTGCTCAGCACTTGACATGCCCGTTCCCAGGTTTGGAAGGACAGTCGTGCTCAGGCTCTGGCAACATGGACCAAAGGGAGATTCTGCTTCAAAACCTGGAAAGGGCCCAAGCCAAGAAGCTAAACCGAGAAGAGTTCGCAGACGAGTTTTTGGTAAGTTCACTTCAGGCATGGCTCTGTGTTTCAGTTGATTTTAAAAGGGAACCACTCAGTCACTTCTCAAACAGGGAGATGATTTGCATGTGACAAGATGGTTTTCTATGAATTTTACAGCAGAAAGAGATGCAGGAGTTAAGTGGGGTAAAAGCAATGTAAAGACAGAAGAGTAAATTAACAGTTTGCATTCAAAGTaaaactgtttgctttttaaatgactAGCCAAGTGCTTCCTGTTTTCTGCTTGGCAAATGCACTTGTCAAGATGCAGTTTCACTTCGCCTGATGATAAAACTGGGAGTATCGTGAGGAACATGGagccactgccccttgtccccATTGCAAGCTGTTAAATTGTGACCCATGTGTTCCTGTCAGTGATCTCGTTCCTGTCAGGGACCTTcgtagcttttaatttttttcattttaatagaGACTCCTACCCTGCCCTGgtaccaccagcagcagagcagagctttcTGGCATATCTTTATATGTTTGGGTGGCAGGGCTGAGCCTTAGATCACAGTTCATGGTCTCACAGTTAATGGTGATGtgtggcagtggctgctgctctaTCAGCAGGAGGAAGGTTGCTCCAGCAGGCTGGCTGGGCTGTTCTGACCAGCAAAGGCATTGCACAGCTGTAGCATGTACAAGGGTAAAACTGGTACATCTGTGAGATATGAGATGTTTCAAACACCAGAATAACCACTGGCCCTCAGCCCCCTGGAGAAGGGTGGCACCAGGCAGAGGTCTCTGGGGAATGTGCAGGGGTTATGGAGTCCCCATGAGGTCCATCACTGCTTTGCTGTGCCAGTGAAAACTGGCACTTCAAACCCTTGGGAAAAGCTTAGTGTTGGTTTCCAAGTGTCTGGGCTGGAGGGAAGTGATAAATCAGAGTCTGCAGTGACAGTCTGTTGTTCCATGGAACAAAGCACTGTCACCAGCTGCTGAatttccccctcctgctgctgtgagGCAGTGGGAAGCACGGGCTAGTTCTAGCAGCCAAATGTAAGGTTAATTTGCTGCCCAAAATAGCAGGTGGGAGTGGTCAGGGCTGTGTTTCCTCTCATACTAGGAAGAGATCTTCCCAGGATGGCCTGAGTCACTGGCCACGTTTACAAGTGCAGAAGCCTTAACACTGAGGGCTTGCATTGCCAGACTTCATAGGAATGTTTCATGCTATTTATCCATCCTAGTGCTTCCCCTCTATGTGAACAAGGGTTTGTTCATGCAAATTGTGGTGGTGTTACTGTaaatgacaggtttttttcctttgcctttctaTTTTATCCATGTATGTAGCTACTTTGCTGTGATTACTTGTGTTCCTTTAAGTGTCTTTAGCATTCTGTTGGAGTGACAGGTGGGAGCATCAAAGGGAGAAGCATCAATTAATTTATCTGTCTTTTCTGATATGATTTGTCAAAGGTGGTTTAACTCCTCTTATCTGGGTGCCATTTATATTGAGAATGATTTCCCTATGCCTCACTTATTTGTGAGGATGATGTTGTATGTGCTGTACCAATGCATCATTTCACTTCAGAAGCCTACGTGCCCCAGCCTCATGTGGGCATTGCCTCAGCACACACTTTCCATTCCTCAGAAACCTGTGCTGGGGTTCTTCTCTAGAGGTGGCTTCTGCCTCTATTCCTGTTCTGAGTACCTTGAGAAAAACCACCAGGGAAAGAATTAATGGTGCAGACTGTGCTTTGCAGTAGTGAACCTGACCCCAAGAGACTGCACATACTCTCTAGTAGCATATTATATGCTGCACATCTGATGTCATTTGTTCCATTCCTTTCTCACAGAAGCTGAAAAGGCAGTCAACAAAGTACAAGTTGGATAAAATCTaccctgcagcagcatctgagcAAACAGAGAACATAAAGAAGAACAGATACAAGGACATCCTTCCCTGTAGgttggaaatggaaaatgtttctaTTCATCCTTTTTCCTTCTAGCTCGAGTCTGTTCCCatctcccagtccctgcctggACTCTTCCCTGCCTGTGAGGGTTGGCCTTGAATTTTGCTGTTCAGATTTCAGCCTCGATCTTTGACTGTTGCAGTGCATTCTCTGAAAGACTCTGGCATGTACTTTCTACTTCTGTTCAGTAGGAAATATGTCCTCTAATGATTATGGGTAGCATTGTAACTCCTTGTTTTCAAAGGCCTTGTAGAGAATGGCTTTGGACAAAGCAGTCTCCATGATGTACAAAGCAGACTACAGGCAAAAATTGTTGTGGCTTTTCCTGGCTTGATGAAGGAATCTCCAAAGAACAGCCTGTCCTAGGATCAGAGCAGACTGTCCCTTTTATCCCTtctatatggaaaaaaaaagtaatctaaaCCCTCAGACCTCATTAAGCCTGTAAGACAGAGTGCAAGGTGATTTTAGACTTGGCTTGCTCTGTGGTCAGAGACTGGCACTGCACTGGGGCAGTGGCagcatctgcagctcctgcctgagccCTCACCACTGCTCTGAAAGTGAGGTTACTTTGGTGCTCTTCTGTGGGCAATGGCATCTCTGTGTGAggccaggggcaggaggaggcatTTTCTGCTTGCACAGCCACGTATCTGCAATGGGGTGAGCTCTCTGATCCCCATGCTCTTCCAAAGCACCTTGTGCTGTAGTTTGAGGAACTCATCTCCTGTGAAAGACCAACAGtaacttctgctgcttctgcttttgtgCCTGCAGTCGACCACAGCAGAGTGGAGTTGTCCCTGATCACATCAGATGCAGATTCTCATTACATCAATGCCAACTTCATCAAGGTATTGCTTCTTTCATGGTGTTTTGCAGTGCATAGGTGTTTGCAACAGCTACTGGGGCTGCCAGGTTGATTTGTGCCAGGAGGAGAAGGTCCTGTGGCTGTGCTGAATGAAGGGACTGTGGGCTGTGCTCCAGGACAGCTGCTGTGGAGGAGACTGGGTGTCCATCCAGTGAGCCCTTCAAAAAAGCCCCTTGCAGCACAGAAGCACCAGGGCAAGGGACACATTCGTGTTGGGGTGGGTAGTGGAACAGTTTGCGGCTCACAGCCCTGACTTCCTTGGTGGTGTCACTGCCTTTGGTGGGTGACAGTGGTGCAAAACTGCCTGCAACCAGAATCATCTTGGTCTAAACCCAGAGTGGAGGCAGGAAACCTCACACTGCAGCATGGCTCAGACTCATGGTGAGTGACAGGGCAGGGAGTGCAGGCCAGCTCCCTGCATGCTGTGTTCACAGCCCCTCTCTGATAGACAGATAGAAGATTTCCTTTGTTCTCTTCTTAGTGACCAAAGGCTCTGTGCCATCCGCAGAGGAACAGACCTTCACAAGTGAATCACAATTCTCTCCTTGGCCAACAGCCACAGATGTGCCATAAACACTGCAGAGTTCCCAAATACACTGCAGGAACTGATGGTCTCTGGGAGCAGATCCCACCACAAGCCCAGCTTCCTGGCTTGGGTCTCCCTTTGGGAGGCTGGCACAACGTTGATTTTTGTTCTGTAATTTAGGTGCCTAAAAATTCACTATATAAAAGCCATTCTAAATCCTTAATGGGGTCACTGAGTAGAAGTAAGATTCAGAAAAAGGAATGAATTAATTATTGATAGTGAGCTATGCAAAGATGTCTCCATGTCTGATTTGACTGTTCTAGGGTGTCTATGGGCCAAGAGCATACATTGCAACCCAGGGTCCTCTCCCCACTACTGTCATTGACTTCTGGAGGATGATTTGGGAGTATGAAGTCCTGGtaaggttcttttttttaaaaaaaaaaagttgtgcaGCCAGCCAGAAGTCCTTTTTGACTAAGCAGACAGAGGGAGGCTCAGAATTTTACTCCAGATGTTGCATGTGCCCTGTATCCTTCCTGTGAGCCTCCTCCACACCTGTGCTGAGACAGGAGTTTGCTCCTGTCCCTCTCAGCTTTTGGGTTCCAAGTGGGAAGAGTCCTTGTGCCTGGGCTGTGGATGATCCCCAGTGACTTGGGATCTGTGGAAGAGAACCCACAGAACTTCCTCATTGCTGATCAGTACCCACAAGTGAtgagtttgatttttctgcctgGATAAGAATCTTGTGTTCAGACTTCTCTAACAAACCTTCTTTCTGCAGATTGTGGTCATGGCTTGCATGGAGTTTGAAATGGGAAAGGTGAGTAACGTGTCAGAGATGGCCTCTGCTGTGAcagtgccagggcagggtgAAGAGATGCAGACTGCACTTACATCTTGTTTGGGGCAGTGAATTTCTGTTTCATACAAGCTGTTTCCTGAGGCTGCAGATTCTTCCAGTAGTGCAGCTAGCCCCTTTGGAAGTGAAAAACAGGGAAGCTGGAGCTGACCAGTAGCCTCCCCCCAGCAACAGCTTTGTCCTAAAGAGTGAGACAGGAGATGGTGCATGTGGTGAATAACCAAACATGTTCTGCTTCTTACAACAGAAGAAGTGTGAGCGATACTGGGCAGAGGTGGATGGCTCTCCCCTGCAGTGTGGCCCTTTTTCCATTGCCTGTGTGAGTacagctgctgggagcacaAGGTCACATCATGTGCATACTGGAAACTCCTGTCACCCACAGAAAATGTGACTCTAACTTCCTGTtctgcaggaagctgaagagaagaaaaagaaggaatatgTGATTAGGACTTTAAAGGTGACCCTGAATGAGGTAAGTAGGAGATGTCAAGGCAGGGAACTCACCTTGGATAGCTTTATTATGtgaataatatattaaaatatggcACACTTTGTGCAGAAAGTTTTATGCTGCTCAGCCTGCTAGTTTAGATTTGTCAGTTAAATTAATTAGCTCAAACCTCAGTTTCTGAAGCTGTAAGTCAGTTGTGGCAAATTAATACCTGGATAAGTGAGGGCAACAGGTAATGTCAAGAATGCCATACAATGGCAACACTTCTTCTGTAGCAAGAATAGCTGCAAGTTGCACCTCTAACCTCTGCCTACCCATGCAGACAGGAGTGGGAGGTGTCTGCAGCACTGGCTGCCCTGTGCCAGcatcccagcacccatgggagctgcagcagaattCCTGGACCTGCCAGTGCTCTTTTCTTGCAGGAAACCCGCACCATCCACCAGTTTCACTACAAAAACTGGCCAGACCATGATGTCCCCTCATCCATTGACCCCATCCTGGAGCTCATCAGTGAGATTCGCTGCTACCAGCCAGAGGACAACGTCCCAGTCTGCATCCACTGCAGGTGGGTGAGATGGTGGGGAAGGGCTCAGCCCCGGCCCCCATGCTCTCACCTCTCAAGCAACACTGGGGAGGGCAGCCAGGATCCTCTCCTAGGAAGTCCTAAGGCAAAGGACTGTCCTCTGAAGACAGCCAGCATGGGCCAGGGGAGGGAatggagagaggcagcagcaggccaGAGATGGAATGTACAGTGCAGAGACCACCATCACCAGGCACATCCAGGGTGGgccctgctggggtgggggacacTGCCACGGGGCTGTCCTGTGGGTCTGCATCTTATGTGGTCAGACAGGAGGGTCCCAGCAGGCTGCAGATCCTGATACTTTCAATAAGTATCCCCGTGGGGAAATTCAGTGTGCCCACCCTCAGACCTCTGCCATCAACCTGCTGTGACTGTCGTtgcagtgctggctgtgggaGAACAGGCGTCCTCTGTGCAATCGACTACACCCAGAAGCTGCTGAGGGACGGAGTGAGTGTCAGCCCAGCCTGgcccccctgcagccaccctgcatctccacctctccctgcctgctctcacCCTGcactctccctttccccctccacACACAGCTGTATTTCAGATGACAGCCATGGACAGGGAGTCCCCACAGCCTGGCAAGAGGACAGTGGCGGCCAGACCCCTGGCACCCTGTTCTCACTGTGGCTGTTCCTGCAGGCTCTGCCCCATTCAGGCACTGTTGCTGTTGCTCCCTCCCCATTCCGATGCAATCAGCACCTGATGCTTGCACTGATGGGCAGGATTCCTCCTCCCATCACTCCCTCGAGCAGGTCCTTCAGATCAGGGAGCTTGGCTCTGCATGGGCCCGAAGTCTGCAGTACTTTGCTGTCCGTATCTGTCACTTCATGCTTAAGAAACAGAAACTCAGCATTTCCGAACTAACTGCTTGCTCTCCTCTGACTCTTTGATCAAAATATATGTGCAGCATTCCCTGGCCTTGTGGCAGGCTGCTGGGACctgaagaagcagctgcttctgtACCACAGCCACCTTGAATCCATCAGTCTGGGAAATCGGT includes:
- the AP4B1 gene encoding AP-4 complex subunit beta-1 isoform X1; amino-acid sequence: MPYLGGEEAVRELRRALANPHVQADRLRYRAAVLRVIRHMAQGADVSGLFPEMVKAGAAADVVQKKLVSLYVRAQAPRQPQLALLAVNSLRKDCAHPSPAVRGLALRSMCGLRMPGIQEYLQEPLLSGLRDKASYVRRAAVLGCAKMVKLQGDCEVDGALVNELYSLLRDQDPIVVVNCLRALEEILKKEGGVVINKPIAHHLLNRMADLDQWGQSEVLAFLLRYKPRSEEELFDILNLLDSYLKSSSPSVVMAATKLFLVLAREYPHVQADVLVRVKGPLLSACTSESRELCFTALCHVRQILGSLPGHFSSHYKKFFCSYSEPHYIKCQKMEVLCELVNDENVQQVLEELKGYCTDVSVELAQRAIFAIGNIARTYTEQCVGILTELLGLQQEHITSAVVQAFRDLVWLCPQCTEAVCWALPGCEDAIQDSEGKQALIWLLGTHGEKVPNAPYVLEDFVENVKSEMFPAVKMELLTALVRLFLSRPAECQDMLGRLLYYCIEEEMDMAVRDRGLFYYRLLQSGVEEVKRVLCSPKSDPTLGLLEDQTEHPVNTWASEFNTLAPVYGKERWALVTAHQPAEPFYACSPCTDLSSRDTESLIPEGNTEVLKVHPDTGSLTLIPDVYLAAEQFEKTWLSLDMSCHLSLPWCGTVDPDTIQTALHVVHIQTIAMSKAGVQPWKAYLSAQDDTGCLFLTELLLELASSEMQVSVKQSEAKPEALQTFISVLRTVIGAVAGLES
- the AP4B1 gene encoding AP-4 complex subunit beta-1 isoform X2, which gives rise to MCQDGEAAGGLRNGALVNELYSLLRDQDPIVVVNCLRALEEILKKEGGVVINKPIAHHLLNRMADLDQWGQSEVLAFLLRYKPRSEEELFDILNLLDSYLKSSSPSVVMAATKLFLVLAREYPHVQADVLVRVKGPLLSACTSESRELCFTALCHVRQILGSLPGHFSSHYKKFFCSYSEPHYIKCQKMEVLCELVNDENVQQVLEELKGYCTDVSVELAQRAIFAIGNIARTYTEQCVGILTELLGLQQEHITSAVVQAFRDLVWLCPQCTEAVCWALPGCEDAIQDSEGKQALIWLLGTHGEKVPNAPYVLEDFVENVKSEMFPAVKMELLTALVRLFLSRPAECQDMLGRLLYYCIEEEMDMAVRDRGLFYYRLLQSGVEEVKRVLCSPKSDPTLGLLEDQTEHPVNTWASEFNTLAPVYGKERWALVTAHQPAEPFYACSPCTDLSSRDTESLIPEGNTEVLKVHPDTGSLTLIPDVYLAAEQFEKTWLSLDMSCHLSLPWCGTVDPDTIQTALHVVHIQTIAMSKAGVQPWKAYLSAQDDTGCLFLTELLLELASSEMQVSVKQSEAKPEALQTFISVLRTVIGAVAGLES